In Palaemon carinicauda isolate YSFRI2023 chromosome 18, ASM3689809v2, whole genome shotgun sequence, a genomic segment contains:
- the LOC137657332 gene encoding uncharacterized protein, with translation MEIQSPDDLFITEDSNILESLANDNYKLVKYSLSKEKIVETVKTVNSETNKVIETVGNDLDNKENINIIQEYAKKKEKIHTTKESIFRVQQMVKRVPRRSVMTRQNAMDVQDELEKGLLETDSEGSSSEKGSIEMGESTSSEDMSSVGGSSTEICSPKRHYSSEVEACVASDLSFCKKCDEGPDCCADASSHDSGSIISSTDEESDATEVPSVLEVENGRVSDDCMDNNDSWSFEDDAAADTSEQTRHNEQELLVEQCEQKDLEQQHARSEKDAEGNCGEDETSDEVEVITFCMGEGNSDKAIAEYEFFIDEDDDDYGEELEYDGDVRNVIFDDEEEYCVDDDYEEEVEEVNVQTRSSTSRQTRYSRYQEPLEVILEILGEEGEDESESKKNKRSGEFKEQKNSNEDLISFSSSGEFSPDSIEEYCARKNQVNLLNLIKGNSTIDSTIESLPSGPSSLTNDEIEVLLGKEGTSPMSSVEPFCEGQAASLEQQKEEPAQVPLGSLMDVPVPQIRLDPLTPQSQRREEASDRDKLKNLTSEIEAYLKETTQLLESAMLYTSSVSNRNVKTKSESDNQEVKQFSNTPSTPSIADNFNNRNFPSKNPDNRESRQVRLIEIDSSSFDANMTKAADCNVSEARKPPKEFHLHLLREEQIINLSTTVTDISTPVNSTNTLPLGLTSDLWYPEQPLITPPPMFVGHFNLSEPNQTNLEKDDTCVDAVTPPKGFSDNTEIFRTINETQNFTETEYHSALENSVEVMDALEWEEKKCSEPNTPRIIYKPSDSIQEDFVPFMSPRNEKRWSASSLDEGFNVSLEAYDNGGPMSLPIICSQKPLSPVKKSPSFEELLPENKRFVQTETEQKPKNKQFVQTETEQKPENKQFVQTETEQKPVKKVEFKSEQTTEEVKLRRKTPISEINLRNRASVDEVKLRKMSVVDDGKLKKRSSVDENKLRKRSSLRCESPPPTVDCLENLEKLCNRLSLEQEMLKENEIKFDVFRQIHTKKVDFSNCHDSGFESMVHQELDNSKQFHSNENINSNIYSPTKTQRGLDLSQPYNGWEVSKENQLPVTLKENGNYSEFEGLTMEDEEEFRYIDEKLDEIFRYVDEASKRSSFCSSVKDFDVTKLGNEETQTVISSVPKSKKNKVNCELQAKLNELFSDLDSMYERHVIKMKDLYAEQARSSQAFTPKGYLLPDKKEYVHIVQDEILQPQAMTIDKPAKENDPYQDILDVSEDLKNLCVFHANRTDWNDEGPLTSKAEGVIEENIPAYYDNVGLNVPLPSGLVCEDAVEAEERRKLCTINEGIHKPKGLICKDKDTPDKREMFMVRKEKNCDLESKDDDSVHVGILLRTLKTENQRCYEVTFRCLQKIVASTVANENISRLLEISPDAVYDVPRIHTQSRVRLDKQHVVSTID, from the exons ATGGAGATACAGAGTCCTGATGATTTGTTTATCACAGAAGATAGCAACATCCTCGAAAGCCTCGCCAATGACAATTACAAGCTCGTGAAGTACAGCCTGAGCAAAGAGAAGATCGTCGAAACTGTGAAGACCGTAAACTCTGAAACAAACAAGGTCATAGAGACTGTAGGAAATGATCTTGATAACAAGGAGAATATCAACATCATCCAAGAGTATGccaagaagaaagaaaagatacACACCACCAAGGAGAGCATCTTCAGAGTTCAGCAAATGGTCAAGAGGGTGCCCAGGAGGTCTGTGATGACGAGGCAGAATGCCATGGATGTCCAGGACGAGCTCGAAAAGGGCCTTCTGGAAACAGACTCGGAAGGAAGCTCCTCCGAGAAGGGGTCTATCGAAATGGGTGAAAGTACATCCTCCGAAGACATGTCCTCTGTAGGAGGGTCATCAACAGAAATCTGCTCTCCAAAAAGGCATTACTCTTCAGAAGTTGAAGCATGTGTAGCGTCTGACCTAAGCTTCTGTAAGAAATGTGACGAGGGTCCCGATTGCTGTGCTGATGCCTCTAGTCATGACAGTGGTAGCATCATCAGTAGTACTGATGAAGAATCTGATGCCACAGAAGTCCCTTCTGTTTTAGAAGTAGAAAATGGAAGAGTGAGCGATGACTGCATGGACAACAATGACAGCTGGAGTTTTGAAGATGATGCTGCTGCTGATACAAGCGAACAGACCAGGCATAATGAGCAAGAGTTGCTGGTAGAGCAATGTGAACAGAAGGATCTGGAACAGCAGCATGCGAGATCTGAGAAAGATGCAGAAGGTAACTGCGGTGAAGACGAAACCTCAGACGAAGTGGAAGTGATTACTTTTTGCATGGGTGAAGGAAACAGCGATAAAGCCATTGCCGAGTATGAATTTTTCAttgatgaagatgacgatgattATGGTGAAGAGTTGGAATATGATGGTGATGTTAGAAATGTTATATTTGATGACGAGGAGGAATATTGCGTAGACGATGATTACGAAGAGGAAGTTGAAGAGGTTAACGTACAGACCCGTAGCTCAACTTCGAGACAAACGAGGTATTCTCGGTACCAAGAACCTCTGGAAGTGATTTTGGAAATTTTAGGTGAAGAAGGCGAAGATGAATCGGAGAGCAAGAAGAACAAACGTAGTGGGGAGTTTAAAGAACAGAAAAACTCAAATGAAGATTTAATAAGTTTTTCCAGTAGTGGAGAATTCAGTCCAGATAGCATAGAAGAGTACTGCGCAAGGAAAAATCAGGTCAATCTTCTGAATTTGATCAAAGGCAACAGTACAATAGACAGTACTATAGAGAGCCTCCCATCAGGCCCCTCATCTTTGACAAATGATGAAATAGAAGTACTTTTGGGTAAAGAAGGTACTTCTCCAATGTCATCTGTGGAACCATTTTGTGAAGGGCAGGCAGCTTCTCTGGAACAACAGAAGGAAGAACCTGCCCAAGTACCACTTGGTAGTCTGATGGATGTACCCGTTCCGCAGATCAGACTAGACCCTTTGACACCCCAGAGTCAAAGGAGGGAAGAGGCATCAGACAGGGATAAGCTGAAAAACCTAACATCAGAAATTGAAGCCTATTTGAAAGAGACGACGCAGCTCCTGGAAAGTGCTATGCTATACACTTCTTCTGTTTCCAATCGAAATGTCAAAACTAAATCTGAGTCTGACAATCAAGAGGTTAAACAATTTTCAAATACTCCTTCTACTCCATCTATAGCAGACAATTTCAACAATAGGAATTTCCCATCTAAGAATCCTGACAATCGTGAAAGTAGACAGGTGAGATTAATTGAGATTGATAGCTCTTCCTTTGATGCTAATATGACCAAAGCTGCAGATTGTAATGTTAGTGAAGCTCGAAAACCACCTAAAGAATTCCATCTGCACCTGCTCAGAGAGGAGCAGATAATAAACCTCTCCACCACTGTTACTGATATTTCAACGCCTGTTAACTCCACAAACACCCTACCCTTGGGTTTGACATCAGATTTGTGGTATCCAGAACAGCCATTGATAACTCCTCCACCAATGTTCGTAGGGCATTTTAATTTGTCAGAACCAAATCAGACAAACCTTGAGAAAGATGACACATGCGTTGATGCCGTCACTCCTCCCAAAGGCTTTTCAGACAACACCGAAATCTTCCGAACGATCAATGAAACTCAAAATTTTACCGAAACTGAATATCACTCAGCTCTGGAAAACTCTGTGGAAGTGATGGATGCGCTAGAATGGGAGGAGAAAAAATGTAGCGAACCAAACACTCCGAGAATCATATACAAACCTTCTGACAGCATCCAGGAGGATTTTGTTCCCTTTATGAGTCCCAGGAATGAAAAGAGATGGTCGGCATCTTCCCTTGATGAAGGTTTCAATGTCAGTTTAGAGGCATATGATAACGGGGGACCAATGTCGTTACCTATCATTTGCAGTCAGAAACCTCTAAGCCCAGTGAAGAAGTCGCCATCTTTTGAGGAGTTGTTACCAGAAAACAAACGATTCGTTCAGACGGAAACGGAGCAAAAACCTAAAAACAAACAATTCGTTCAGACGGAAACAGAGCAAAAGCCTGAAAACAAACAATTCGTTCAGACGGAAACAGAGCAAAAGCCTGTCAAGAAAGTGGAATTCAAAAGTGAACAGACAACTGAAGAAGTGAAACTTCGAAGGAAAACCCCAATAAGCGAGATTAATCTAAGAAACAGGGCATCCGTTGATgaagtaaaactaagaaaaatgtCTGTTGTAGATGATGGGAAACTAAAGAAAAGGTCCTCCGTTGATGAGAACAAGTTGAGAAAACGGTCTTCTCTTCGTTGTGAGTCGCCTCCTCCAACTGTTGACTGTTTAGAGAATCTAGAAAAGTTGTGTAATCGGTTGAGTCTTGAGCAAGAAATGTTGAAAGAAAACGAGATCAAGTTTGACGTTTTCCGTCAAATACATACTAAAAAGGTGGATTTCTCGAACTGTCATGATTCAGGTTTTGAATCAATGGTTCATCAAGAACTAGACAATTCTAAACAGTTTCAtagcaatgaaaatataaatagtaatatttaTTCTCCTACCAAAACCCAAAGGGGGTTAGATTTAAGTCAACCCTATAATGGGTGGGAAGTAAGTAAAGAAAACCAGCTCCCTGTGACTTTAAAAGAAAACGGTAACTACTCAGAATTTGAAGGGCtaactatggaagatgaagaagaatttcGTTACATTGACGAGAAACTAGACGAAATCTTCCGTTATGTTGACGAAGCGAGTAAGAGAAGCAGTTTTTGTAGTAGCGTAAAAGACTTCGATGTGACTAAGCTGGGTAACGAGGAGACCCAAACGGTCATTTCTTCAGTACCAAAATCTAAGAAAAACAAAGTGAACTGTGAACTACAAGCTAAGCTGAACGAGCTTTTTAGTGATTTGGATTCCATGTACGAGAGACATGTCATAAAAATGAAAGATTTATACGCGGAACAAGCTCGCTCTTCACAGGCCTTTACGCCCAAAGGTTATCTCCTACCTGATAAGAAGGAATATGTGCACATTGTTCAAGACGAGATTTTACAGCCACAGGCCATGACCATTGACAAACCAGCTAAGGAAAACGACCCGTATCAGGATATCCTCGATGTGTCTGAAGATCTGAAGAACCTTTGCGTGTTTCACGCGAACAGAACTGATTGGAATGACGAAGGGCCTTTGACATCTAAAGCAGAAGGCGTGATAGAAGAGAACATACCTGCTTATTACGACAATGTTGGTTTAAATGTCCCTCTGCCGTCTGGCCTTGTGTGCGAAGACGCCGTGGAAGCAGAGGAGAGAagaaaattatgtacaattaatGAAGGAATTCATAAACCAAAAGGGCTTATATGTAAAGACAAAGATACTCCCGACAAACGGGAAATGTTCATGGTTAGAAAGGAAAAGAACTGTGACCTAGAGAGTAAGGATGATGACAGTGTCCACGTGGGTATCCTCCTGAGGACTCTCAAAACCGAAAACCAAAGATGTTACGAAGTGACATTTAGATGCCTTCAGAAGATCGTAGCGAGTACTGTCGCCAATGAAAACATCTCCCGCTTACTCGag ATTTCACCGGATGCAGTGTACGACGTTCCTCGCATTCACACACAG TCCAGAGTGAGGCTCGACAAACAGCATGTTGTTTCAACAATTGACTGA